Genomic segment of Dunckerocampus dactyliophorus isolate RoL2022-P2 chromosome 13, RoL_Ddac_1.1, whole genome shotgun sequence:
GGCGTATGACTCCTCCGCACATTGTTAACGCTTCTTGGCCTTTGTTGACAAACGGCTGACACTGCCAGTCAAACCTGAAATTTTCACCAGTTTCTGATGTCACAGATTTGTCATTATCCCTAAACACAGGACGCCGCCACCCCCACTTAAGTGCCGAAAAATACCATTGATGCGGCTTTTATTgtaactttgatattttaaaatgatcCCACAAGAAGCAGGCACTTTCTGGCATCTATTTTAACGGGGAATTTCTGATGATTTACTGGGGAATGTCACCAAATGACGCATATTTGCGTTTGGTTGTAGACAAAGAGTCGGTAAAAGATCAGACATGTGGATAATTAAAAGTTTGTTTCTTTGTAAGGGCTGCCACGCCCTGTAAAGAACATCACTACAGCTCATGTCTTTGGAATACTGCAGCAGTAGCCCtccaaaagtcagctggaagTGCAGAGGCGAAACATGTCAGTCCTAAATCTCACAGAAGTGTTGAAGTGGAGCGAGATACGCCACAGCATAAGCGCTCCTTCCAGGAAGACACCACTCccatttgtttgtttccatACATACAGACTTTTTCCCACttgtatttttagttaaatGACTCTCTGGCGGCAGcaattctgacatttttttgccttgaaaaaaaaagcagctgagTCAAATGGTTTCAGGAATAAACTTGGCGCAGGCAAATTGTGGAAGCATAACTTATCATCACGGCTGTGATAAGCTTGCAGTCGACTCGGTTGACTGGCAAGCGCCGTCTGGCATCACAAGCTAtattttaatcacattttcaaTTTTGACTTCAAGCCTAGAGGGCAAAAGCTTGCACAGTTCAAACTTGTGAGTTTTTCAAGCTcatttcattcatccatctcCCCAAAAAACTTTCCCACAGTGACCTCCCACATATCACCACCTAGGCAACCACCGCCATTTTTCCTTAAAAGTCGTTTTTACACTTCCGGCTCCATTTGGATCCAGGTTTGTGTCCGGGACCCTGTAATTTCCCCAGCAGCCACAAGGGCCCCCGTCAAGTCTGCCATTCATAAAGTCTAAAGTAGCTCTTAGTGGTCCGTGGAGTTTATTGAAACATTAAATTTGGGATGGCATGTGGTATCTTTAGCTGTTGCCTGGCTCACGTGACTTGCTTACATCAACCGACAATTATGTCCTGCTCCTGGGTGTGGGTTCAGCCTCGGTCAGCATggtgacaaaaaaacagaaacatccATCTCTGGTTAGTAGAGCGGATAAAAACTGCCAAAAATGCAAGAGTCTTTTCCCTTGCCATTGTTACCTTTCTACAATGTGAGCACAAACAAGGACACAAGGTCCTGAAATCGCTGCAGATTGCCTGTCACAACATCCAGAGTTGTCCGTTTACTTGAGAGTTAAATGTTTGTGTAATTATGAGTATGAGTATAAGTATTGTTATGATTGATTTCATGAGTCAGTTTGCTAGTGAGGTATCACGAGCTGGTATGCAGGATAACACTATGACATTGGGGCTTTCAAATCTATGCAGAACTTGATAGTTTTATTTGTGTGGCGTTataaccctgtggcttatagaccggtgcggcttatatttgtacaaatctaaatttagtgggtgcggcttaaacactggTGTGTCTGAAAACACCGAAAATTACAGTAAGTCCCCTTAAATTCAAATACATGCTCACCAATACGCCTAACTTACATTACTGCTTGTAACTTCGATTTAGTGAATAATTTCCCCTAGTGATCAGCGGTACACCGGTGCTTGAaaagttggcgctcagccaaatgtaacaagcgtaAATAGACCGGTGATTAAGGGTTTAGACAGctccaaacatctacactacatCACCAGGGGCCCATTGCACAGAACTCGGACAAGGGATTAAGCCGGGGTATCTTGGCTGAACATATCCGTGATCCGATTGCACAAAAGTGGACTAGTGGAGAGTGGGATATGTCCTgacataagttaccatggagatGTATTCTATGGAGTTTGCCTGCTACAGACCATTACACAGTCATCATATTCAATTAAATCcactgtcattatttcaacatttgtcatAATTCATTTTAATCACTGTAGATAAATGATTTTAGATGATGTTGCAATCATTAGATCATTTATTAGATCATTTACAGTCTCCCACATACGATATATAAAATACGCATCTACAAGATTAGAGTTACACAGTGTGATGGAGTTACATTTACACAGTTTCACTCACATCTGCAGTAAATTTCACCTACAGTTTTCATTCATAATCACAGCGCACATTAACTGTGTTGGTTAATGTAGATGTGTGGtacattacccagaaggctTAGCGCTCAAGGGGAAATCGGACATACCTGTACATGCTGTTGAAGCTACGAGCCAGTAATGGTGAtgcactaataataatataaagagTTCATAGATATTACTGTACACCGCTGTTCCTGATTtgttaaaaaagcaacaaacataacatgaaCTTActatttggattttaattatGATGGTTTCAGCAGAGCGGTGAGCGTGTATTTGTGCACTACTTAAACATTATTGCAAAGTATTGCAGACCACCTCTCCAATACTTTGccaagctttctctctttgttttatgactgtggtggtgttgcctttcttttttatttgctatTATACTGCCTCGTAAGCCTCTATGAGGATTTCCGCAGAGGAAAGTAAGCCGCTCTCGTTGCCATCATTGCCATTTCGTTGAATCGGTGACTCTGATCGATAGCACCGTCTATTTAAGGAAGCTGTGTACACACACTGATCTAGGATAGGTTTCACCTGGATGATTAATTCGTGTCTGctcatcctggcttgggctttgtgcaaccGGTTTAGATGGTCTTGTTTTGGGTTGGCTGAACTCATTCTTTCTGGATGTCTGAATCGTACTTTCGTGCAACGGGCCCATGGAGCAGTTCATAATCACTATTTATCTAATaccataacaaaaataaaaaaccttttaagtaaaatacatccaTTCGCCAGAGATGTTCTCCCCCttagtcagccattgtgggcgtaacttggCTCGTAGAAcactctgatcaaccaatcagaggacggaaaagtgctgatgtcactgtgggccGGCTTGCTGGCCCTGAGAGGCGAATCTGAAGTCTGACAGGCTatcaaaaaaaacagccccattgctaatagtgtgtatgtaaCATGAATCAGCAcgcctgattctgaaggccccaATCAGGTTAGattaacatggcaacacatagaagctgaactctgattggacaaaaaaatctaacatagaAACATGCTACGAAATGAAAACAATTGACtgttggaataaataaatacaatttcacAAAACAAACACTAGAATTTAGGTTGCGAATGTAGTTCATTGCTTCTGGCAGAGGTTAGGCCAGTAGaaaaggccttgctggccctgactgcacaccacttcTTGCTAGTTTGCAAGCAGGGTGAAGCGTGACAAAATGGCCGGTAAGATTGCTCCATGTTACCTGGACTTTGGCTTGGTAGCTTTTGTAGTTAGTTAGTTATTGttgatttatttcttctttttttttttaacctcgcATTTCCTCCAATTTCCACAACGAGTTGTCTCACTAGTTAGTTAGTGACTTAGTTTGTAGGATTTGTAAACCcggctagcttgttagctactTAGTTACAGAAAAACAATATAACCAGTTTTAAAATTAGAGGTCTTACTAGTTAGTTTGCAGGATTTAACCAAAAACTACAGAATTGGTGTCCACCAAGTTCCACAACACTTGCTAGTTTGTGACTGAGTTAGTTGGTTAGGTAGGTAGGTTGGTTGGTAGGTAGTTTTGAAGTTCCACAAAGCTGGCTAACGAGCTTGTTGCACCAAAACGACATaaccacacaacacacaacagctTGTTGCGTGAAAAATACATAACCGTTTTCCACACAACTAGTTGTGTTAGTTTGTTTATGTTAGTGAGTGAGTACCAATTTCCACAAAACGTGCTGTCTAGTTTGTTACAACTTGTCACTAAACCTAGCAAAAACGTGACAGATTTCCACACAACCTGTTTGATTTGATTAGTTGGTCATGCAAGAACATCATAACAGATTTACACCAGTTTCCACAAAGCCGTTCGTTACACAAGAACAACATAACTAGTTTGTTATTTAGTtggatgcaaaaacaaaaaacctaacTTATTGTCTCGCTTGTTTGCTAGCCAAAAGACTGGCACTGGCCATCCAACCTCCATAAAGCAAGAAGCAGCCTGCAAAGGTAGACATGTGGTAAGTCAGCAAAAGGCCGCTATCTGTCTTCTCTAAGTCGATGATGTCATATGCTGCGTTGTAAGTCTGGGCCTGTCTCTTAATTGGATGATTTTCTGTGTTGTGTCACGTATCAAGTAACATTATACTGCATGgaaattgttttatttggtgAGGTTGGCTGGCCTGGCGTTCCATTCAACCTGGTTCCTTCATGGTTCTTTACAATGAAGCCTGCAGACCACATGAAACTGCTGCGGTATCGTAATGACCTGTGCGGAGGGAGCCTCACACTGTACACTCtggtgcttcttttttttccaaataaaccACCTTGTTTGCTTGGAAAAATAAATGCTCCAGAGACGGTAAAAGCAAGGTCCAAATTACACTTTGAATTCTAGTCATTCTCGCTGCCAAAGTTGATTCTGGTTCCACATCTCAGCATGAAAAACCCGGTTTATAGACTCGCATCCAGATGCAGACTGTTGTTTTTCAGCTTAAAAACAGTTTTGAGGCCATGTTTGAACTGACAAATAAACAGAGGAGCATTTTGAACATTGAAACGGTTTCACTCCACCCTGTCCTGCTCTGTCATTTCAACCAGCTACGGGGAAATTCTAAAATAGTACGCCGCTACTACCAAAAAACATGGTAGTTAATGGTCATTTGAGCCAAACTAAAGTTCAACTTACAGGCTAAAAAACAAAGAGCCAGAACATGCCGCGCATCAGCTTGCACATTTATGGTTCCGGTGATGCAGATCTTGCTGTGCTGTTTCCTGAAGCCGCGTGACAAACGTGAGCGCGCGGCCGACGTCAGGCAAGGTAGCACTTTAACAAAATTGCAGACAATGTACTCTAATTTACAGAATCAAGCTCCCAAGAAAAGCTTTGTGTTGAAGCTTTAATTACGCCCCTGAAGAGTGATGGCTGTCATGCAGATACACACATGATGTCAGGATACACATCATGAGAACATGTTAAAGGATGTTCGGGGGGGTCCCGTGCTCGAAATAGCAACCGTGTCGAGGTCAGATTAGCGATAGAGATCTCGAGGAAAGCCGACACACATCATTTATGGCCACTTGTGTGTTTTAGAACATGTGATTATTTGGGTGTGGGCATTTCCTACGCGGCCGGCTTCAAATTGAGAAATTACAGCTGGACTATGTCAAAGTAAGCAAGGCAAAGGTGGAGGATGAGGGGAAGATAATACAGGAGGATGGATGCGACCCAAAAAGCCAGCCGTAATTGTAGGCGTTTCCCCTGCAGTGGTGCCTCGCTCCCAGTACTCCCCTAAATAGTATGAAAGGAATTAAAACATAATCAAATTAAACTCATGTTTAATTTGAACTGCGGACCTGTAGTTGTAGTTGTTGTAGTGACTTTTCAACACCCTAAAGAGCCAATTCCAGAATTcttcatacagtattttctggggggtgtcacaagatcttgtgagattaaaacgtgacaagacaaaaaactgtctcgtgggcactaggcctgggatgataataaattaattaattaatcacacaataaattaaaatgaacttgcGCATGTGCATGCGTCTTTGTTGCTCATgactcacctccaaacaggcagtgaTTGGTTGCAGCatcttggcgcgtttgttccatagaacaacagcatcaaTGGTGTGAGCCCTTTTGGCAATCATACAGTTTCATTGTCTTgatgggtggaggcgggcccgctagcatacacacagagtgcagaagagtgtcatTAGTAGAAATTTAATTAGTAgacttatttattttgtcattgatcttttcttaaaagtaatgttaatttCGTTCTCGTAGACACAATCATATCGCGACACAAAAAGTGTTTTCCTTTGTGGTAGGGCTGcacaattgttattttttttattgtgatcTTGATTCCCACTAGCATGTGATctaatttctatattttttttctattttacttaACTGCATCACACACAAGCAACGATTCAAGGACTCATGCTGCACTGTCGTTGGCATGACGGTCAACACGTCCTCCTCACTCACCACATCCTCCAGTAAGCCTCACTGTCCAGGGCGAGTTGACTCCACCACGCTGGTTCTACCCGCTAATGGCCGACAACAGGTGCATACCTGTATATGCAGGTGCAtctgaaaataagggaaattacAGTCTTTCCACCAGCACTGCCTACTATGGTGCAACTGTTATTTCACTGTAGTGCTTTTACAGGTCTGACTTTACTGGCTACAACATGGCATCCTGAAACTTTCGGTtaacattggcatgagacagacgacATTTATTGTTTgccttccctgattctgactgcttagagaAAGTCCGGCATAGCACATCAAAGACGGGATATTcggttatttctacaccatgaatccggaggtgtttaatcatgttggtcgtgcaccctcctttgcatggtatcattgtgttgcaaatgtagCAGTGAGCAAACCTCTCTTTTTAATGAAGTTATACGCTTGCACACAAGCGGCGTCCTGCCTGTGTTAGAGATCTGGTACTACTTCCAAAGGCGGAAATTTGCCAGGTCAACTTTGCCCTTCCCACACGTTTATACAGAATCGCTACATCATGGAAAAATGgcatgaaaatactgtaaaatgagCTGGGGCATAAAAGATGGCAGGAAATGGGACTGAAAGGTTAACACTCACTCTGTTGTGTTCAAAGCAATTATTGCTGTCAGTATTTTATACACAGAACAGATGCCGAGCCTCTGTTATGGCTTTTATGTCGCAAttttatctgtgtgtgtgtgtgcgtgtctgttaTGACACGGGTTGAACTTGATTGCACAGCAAGGACCAAGTTAGCTGAGTAATTTGCTCGCATGTCAGAAACGTAGTTGTACAAGTTCACAAAACTCGGGAAAGACAAGAGTCGAAATTTAACACTCATAACCCACCTGGAGTTTGGGAAGAACTCAAAGAAATTATCCTTGAAGTTGTTGGGGGGTTTTTTACAATGAGGAAACCACCGTAAGTCCCGGATGTGGGCGAAGCCCAAAGCAATCACTTACAGATAACTGATCACGTCACACGATAGACTAGTTTAACCAACCAGAGTTATCATAATGATAAAATGATTGtaacgttattattattattgaaatattgaaataacGAGGATGTGGTACCAAGCTCTTAATTGCAAAGAAATGGCTACTGTCGGCGGTAACCACGCCAAAAGCACACCAGCACAACACCCACCCCTGCCCCCCAAGTGCGTTCATGGCAATCCAAAACTGTCAGACAACACAGAATACAAACATGTATACCAAGTATAGCTTCCGGGTCGCTACATAATTTTACCATTATGGTTCATGCtcttttatgtcttttattaaCAAATACTGCATACGTCAACTAAGGAAAGAAATAAATACCGACTGAATGTATAATGGTGCTCCTGTCATGTATGTGTATTGAAATATTGTCAACACATATGTACAATATTACATACGGTACTAGTACGCACACATTTATAGCATTCTTTCCCCATCTCTCCTGCTGTGCCACCTGGTGTCTAAATATTGTTATTGCACAGAGGAGCTGCCAGATAGGAGCAAACATTTACAAGGCTGCACAGAAACAGCAAGCTCAAATGGCTACTTGTGTAGTTTTGTTTACACTTTGCAGGGGACAAACATATGCAcaagttaataacaataaagtcaGACAAATATATGCTTCACAACATGCAGAAGaaacattattttattgatatttcatTAAAATTTGTTTCCTCATGTTGTTTATCTGGACACTTATGGGTCCAGACAGTCAAAGAGGTTCTCCTCCTCTGGCTGGACAGAATGTAAATTTGGAGACGACTCAGGTACATAATCATCAATGTGAGCTTTGTGgagaaataaataaaggtgCCGCTGCTACAAATTTGgacctgttttgttttctttctttttttttaaatagatctGTGGGTAATACCTTAAGATGTCAGCATATTTATACAGTGTGTGCCCATACACATAAACTTCAGGAAATAGAATTCAAttatattaaagtaaaataaatgtactgtataaaaataagaaaatatagAACATAAATAAATGAGCAAATCAGATAAaccaaaatttttaaaaattatgaaaatgaaactaatgtaataaattaatgttaaaaaaacaaattttgaaaataaataaaataaaactaaataaaataaacaaatacaagtaaaatacagcacaattttaattttgttaaattaaattgtattttatgttgaaacaaaaaagatgcatcatGATTTTCCTCCCTCACTGCAGCTTTTTGTGTCTGcacttgtatgtacagtattgttaTGTTCTGAAGAAgcctttctttaaaaaaaaaaaaaaaagtggtaatcatGTGTCTGGATTTCCAAGACGTGGAGGCACCCTGATGTGACATGCCCACTTGGGCAGATCTGTCTGCTAATTACAGCTCTGTTGAAGAGGGAGGTACTTGCTTGgtgggggctttttttttttactcttttctttttttgtaatgaTGCTATGGGTAGATATGGTATAAATACGCTCAACCTTGAAGGGGCAAAGCAGCATAGCCTCAGTTGTGCTTCAAGCCAAAGGATATACAGCAGCACCGGGACCTCACTGGTGCTGAGGAGATTGTTTTTTCCCACAATTTGGTGCCGGTAagtgtctttatttatttactgtagatGCTGTCAGCATCCAGGCTGTATCTTACCCATCAGCGGGTTCTACCTATATGGCCTTGTAGTGAACTGGAGcataatttttacaaaattatagctttttgttactgttttccagctataatacaactttttgtgCATGAGAAGTGCTCCTGTTGACTGCAGCCGTCCTCATTCACCTGCAGGTTTGACCGCGGAAGATGGACATTCGAGTAGGAAGCATCCTTCTCCTCATGGTGGCCCTGGTTGCAGGCCACGGGGAGCGTTATGTGGTCAAGAAGGTGGTGAAGGCCGCTCCCCAGTACCAGCCTTACTCAGTGAAGGGCCAGGGTAAGAAGAAAACTACACattcactgctgtttttgtgttaaaCTTTAGAGAGACAGCTGTttaactttgaaactgtgagagctgccttctgattggctgaagaagAAGGGCAACATCCTCCAATCATAAACTCAGAGGAGAGTTTTGCACTGCTGTAGAAGTCTGTAAATTAAGATTTGGGTGATGAAAGCTAtcgtgtttgttgttttgagtGACTTTTCAATCATAATAGCGATACATACCCTACCAGTCAAAAGCTCGGACATACTTTCTAATTTaatagcatgagaaagtgtgtccagacttttgactatatactgtatgttgctatACTCATATTTATCATAAGcggaaaaataatgacaaaaacaatgaaattaTACATAAAATTGCTGTATGTCTGGGCATCTTGTGTTTTGAGCAAAAcaacgcaaaaaaaaaatatcgctTTTACTAGTGTTGACGACAGCAAGCAAACTAAAAAAGCTATTTCTACTCAAAGAGAAAGtgtgctgttgctgctgtttggTGCTACTGACAATTAGACTGCAGTCACCCAGCAGTGCGGTTTGTTTGGGTGTGCCACAGCGGGAGGAGAAACATCTGCAAGGCTTTATTCAGAGAGACCAGATTAGCAGTGAGTCTTACTGTGACCACATGAAAAAgagcagaaaatgaaaaatataaaatataaaaataacgaCTCCCTCCTATTCAAAACTACTGTTTAGAAGTGAATCACAAGCTGCCTCAGTGGTGACCATGGAAACAGCAATGCGACTGTTGTGGTGTCTTTTATAGCTGTTAAGTATGTtgtataattcattttattgaATGCAAACTGGAATATATTTTAACCATGCAACACTAATACTATATATAAACTATACTATACATATAATGTAACATATGTTTtgaaaaaatcaagaaaatttttttaagtcaaaaagatgcatttttaaataaatcaaaaattaATCAGAactctaaaaatgtttcacaaaaaatatgtataatatcTTATTACActtattaattttaattaattcatcacaaTTTCATAATTTTTCAAACCCTTCTTCTGCCATTTAATTCAGTACAAAATCTACAACCCTTCTTCTtcaaaaaagtattttgaagtgattaaaaaCTGTCAAACAATGTAAACACAGTGTTCATGATATAGTTTATTTCCTTGCTTCCTGTTTGATGATGTCAATTTGTTTAACCTTTCACAGTGGTGGCAGGTGAGCCTGGTGCCCCAGGTGAGCCTGGCCCCGAGGGTCCCCCTGGCCCTCCTGGTCCCCCAGGTAAGAGCGGCACAGGTTATCCAGGACCCCAAGGACCTCCCGGAGCCCAAGGACCCCCTGGTCGTTCCAGCACCGGTAAACCCGGAACCCCAGGTGGACCTGGCAAACCTGGTATCCCCGGAGCCCATGGTGAGAAGGGACACACTGGTGCCCCTGGCGCCCAAGGACCCAGAGGTGCTCCTGGTTCTCCTGGAAGCCCTGGACCTGCTGGCCTCTCCTCTACTGGCAAGCCTGGACCTTCTGGTCTTCCTGGAGCAATGGGACCTAGAGGAGAGCCTGGTCTGAAAGGACATCCCGGTGTTCCTGGTCTGCCAGGGCCCAAAGGTGACAGAGGGGTGGGAATTACCGGACCTCAGGGTGCAACTGGGCCTGTTGGACCAGTTGGAGCAACTGGAGCTCCAGGTCAGCCTGGAGTTGGCAAGCCAGGAAAATCAGGAATGCCCGGTGAGCCAGGAAAATCAGGTAGCCCAGGTAGAGATGGTGCCCCAGGTGCCATGGGACCACAGGGACCCAAGGGACATACTGGAGCCCCTGGTGTAGGCATTGCAGGTAAACCAGGTGACAATGGTGCCCCAGGTTTGCCTGGCCCAGCTGGCCAGAAAGGCAACCAGGGACCTGCTGGAGCCACTGGAGCTCCTGGAGTCCCAGGATACGGAAAGCCAGGTGCAAATGGAGAGAAGGGTGAGAGAGGATTTACTGGTAGCCCAGGTGCCACTGGTCCCAAGGGTGAGCAAGGTCCAACCGGATACACTGGTGCCACTGGTGCCACTGGAGCTACTGGTCCCATGGGCCCTCAGGGTGCAAGAGGTTTCCCAGGAGAGCCCGGTGCTGTTGGCTC
This window contains:
- the col10a1a gene encoding collagen, type X, alpha 1a translates to MDIRVGSILLLMVALVAGHGERYVVKKVVKAAPQYQPYSVKGQVVAGEPGAPGEPGPEGPPGPPGPPGKSGTGYPGPQGPPGAQGPPGRSSTGKPGTPGGPGKPGIPGAHGEKGHTGAPGAQGPRGAPGSPGSPGPAGLSSTGKPGPSGLPGAMGPRGEPGLKGHPGVPGLPGPKGDRGVGITGPQGATGPVGPVGATGAPGQPGVGKPGKSGMPGEPGKSGSPGRDGAPGAMGPQGPKGHTGAPGVGIAGKPGDNGAPGLPGPAGQKGNQGPAGATGAPGVPGYGKPGANGEKGERGFTGSPGATGPKGEQGPTGYTGATGATGATGPMGPQGARGFPGEPGAVGSKGDTGATGPQGAKGNKGEQGAQGFQGKQGYPGPVGPTGPRGATGATGEKGHVGAPGTPGASGIPGPAGPKGLPGRAGEPGSAGSDGSPGSRGPAGPQGPAGAPGLKGHPGLPGAPGPAGVTAKGVPGPQGPPGLPGESGADGEPGPVGPPGPPGPPGEVVFEKGMGMGEVMVKAPMSAFTAVLTTPYPAGGSPIKFDHIVYNAENHYDPDSGIFTCQIPGVYYFSYSIHVNGAHALVALYKNDQPVMFSYDEYNKGFLDQMSGSAVLLLNEQDTVYVQIPDDEANGVFAAENVHCSFSGFLIAST